One Olsenella sp. oral taxon 807 DNA segment encodes these proteins:
- a CDS encoding PTS glucitol/sorbitol transporter subunit IIB: MAEFKAIKIVAGDGGWGGPLVVKATPKRNKVMYIVGGGAEPECLSRIVELSGMTPVNGFKTSCPEEEIAMVVIDCGGTLRCGIYPQKGIPTANVMPTGKSGPLAQYIKEDIYVSSVKSSCISLADGSEAVSGSYATAEGTATAATSEAKDSGVDSGVSGKDKDYMASTPQKKSSLLSAIGMGVGTFVNTLYQAGRDAIQTCITTLLPFMAFVAMLIGVINGTGLGNLIANFLSPLAGNPVGLLVLGIVVSIPGLSALLGPGAVIAQIIGTLIGAEIGKGAIAPQMALPALFAINNQCACDFVPVGLGLAEAETETIEVGVLSVMYSRFLTGWVRVLLAFAASVGLYA; the protein is encoded by the coding sequence ATGGCTGAGTTCAAGGCTATCAAGATCGTTGCAGGCGATGGTGGTTGGGGAGGCCCGCTTGTGGTCAAAGCCACGCCTAAGCGCAATAAGGTTATGTACATAGTCGGTGGTGGCGCCGAGCCCGAGTGCCTCTCTCGCATCGTTGAGCTGTCAGGTATGACGCCCGTCAATGGCTTCAAGACCTCCTGCCCGGAGGAGGAGATCGCCATGGTTGTCATCGACTGCGGCGGCACCCTGCGCTGCGGCATCTACCCGCAGAAGGGCATTCCCACCGCCAACGTGATGCCGACTGGTAAGTCGGGTCCGCTGGCACAGTACATCAAAGAGGACATTTACGTCTCTTCGGTCAAGTCCAGCTGCATCTCTCTTGCAGATGGATCCGAGGCCGTCTCTGGCAGCTACGCTACGGCTGAAGGCACCGCCACCGCTGCCACCAGCGAGGCCAAGGATTCTGGTGTTGACTCTGGTGTGTCTGGCAAGGACAAGGACTACATGGCGAGCACGCCGCAAAAGAAGAGCAGCCTGCTGTCTGCCATAGGCATGGGCGTTGGCACCTTTGTCAACACGCTCTACCAGGCGGGTCGTGACGCCATCCAGACCTGTATCACCACGCTGTTGCCGTTCATGGCGTTCGTCGCGATGCTTATTGGCGTCATCAACGGCACGGGGCTCGGCAACCTCATTGCCAACTTCCTCTCGCCGCTTGCTGGCAACCCCGTGGGCCTGCTGGTTCTCGGCATCGTCGTGTCCATTCCCGGTCTCTCTGCGCTGCTTGGTCCCGGAGCGGTCATCGCCCAGATCATAGGAACGCTTATCGGTGCCGAGATCGGCAAGGGCGCCATCGCGCCCCAGATGGCCCTGCCCGCGCTGTTTGCGATTAACAACCAGTGTGCCTGCGACTTCGTTCCCGTTGGCCTGGGCCTTGCCGAGGCCGAGACCGAGACCATAGAGGTCGGCGTACTATCTGTCATGTACTCCCGCTTCCTTACCGGCTGGGTTCGCGTACTCCTCGCATTCGCCGCATCCGTCGGTCTGTACGCGTAG
- a CDS encoding PTS glucitol/sorbitol transporter subunit IIA — protein sequence MKAIYENKVLGVGPHAEDFRATNMLILFGATAPPELKDYCYLVNVNPIDGQISVGDILRIDDGFYKITCIGAEAPVTLQSLGHCSISFTGVTEPNMAGTLYVEQAEVPVLQVGTTIQIIKYE from the coding sequence ATGAAAGCTATCTATGAGAACAAGGTACTGGGCGTGGGCCCTCACGCCGAGGATTTTAGGGCTACCAATATGCTCATCCTCTTTGGTGCGACAGCGCCCCCAGAGCTCAAGGACTATTGCTACCTGGTCAATGTGAATCCCATAGACGGGCAGATCTCTGTCGGCGACATTCTTCGCATAGATGATGGCTTCTATAAGATCACGTGTATCGGTGCCGAGGCCCCGGTCACCCTGCAGAGTCTGGGGCACTGCAGCATCAGCTTCACCGGTGTCACCGAGCCCAACATGGCCGGCACGCTCTACGTGGAGCAGGCCGAGGTCCCCGTGCTACAGGTCGGTACCACCATACAGATCATCAAGTACGAGTAA
- the rplM gene encoding 50S ribosomal protein L13, translating to MTKSTHYAKKGEVERKWVLIDADGATLGRLATRAAMILRGKDKPQYTPNADTGDFVIVINADKVRLTGTKAEHKSYWRHSGWLGGLKTESFADVMAKRPERVIEHAVKGMLPKTTLGRQQGMKLKVYAGPEHPHAAQNPTKIDLEA from the coding sequence GTGACCAAGTCGACTCATTACGCCAAGAAAGGTGAGGTCGAGCGCAAGTGGGTGCTTATCGACGCTGACGGTGCCACGCTCGGTCGCCTCGCGACGAGGGCGGCCATGATCCTTCGCGGCAAGGATAAGCCACAGTATACGCCCAACGCCGACACTGGTGACTTCGTGATTGTCATCAACGCAGACAAGGTGAGGCTTACGGGCACCAAGGCAGAGCATAAGAGCTACTGGCGCCATTCTGGTTGGCTGGGAGGCCTCAAGACAGAGTCTTTCGCAGATGTCATGGCCAAGCGTCCCGAGCGAGTCATCGAGCACGCCGTCAAGGGCATGCTCCCCAAGACCACGCTCGGCCGCCAGCAGGGCATGAAGCTCAAGGTCTACGCTGGCCCCGAGCATCCGCATGCTGCTCAGAATCCCACCAAGATCGATCTGGAGGCGTAA
- the rpsI gene encoding 30S ribosomal protein S9 gives MADNIALYTGTGRRKEATARVRLIPGTGKVSVNGREAAQYFGRQQLVDNAMAPFRVTDTVGRFDVFANCDGGGINGQSGALRLGIARALLEAGEYRAELKKAGLLTRDSRAVERKKYGLKKARKRPQFSKR, from the coding sequence ATGGCTGATAACATCGCTCTGTATACCGGCACTGGGCGTCGCAAGGAGGCGACGGCACGTGTCCGCCTGATCCCTGGCACTGGTAAGGTCAGTGTTAACGGCCGTGAGGCCGCACAGTACTTTGGGCGCCAGCAGCTCGTTGATAACGCTATGGCTCCGTTTCGCGTGACTGACACCGTCGGTCGTTTTGACGTCTTCGCGAACTGTGACGGAGGCGGCATCAACGGCCAGTCCGGGGCACTACGCCTTGGCATCGCCCGCGCCCTGCTCGAGGCAGGCGAGTATCGCGCCGAGCTCAAGAAGGCTGGCCTGCTCACGCGAGACTCCCGTGCGGTCGAGCGTAAGAAGTACGGCCTCAAGAAGGCCCGCAAGCGCCCGCAGTTCTCCAAGCGCTAG
- the glmM gene encoding phosphoglucosamine mutase: protein MRYFGTDGFRGKANEGLDVEHAYKIGRFVGWYYGARQERKARVVLGKDTRRSSYMFESALVAGLVASGADAYMLHVIPTPGVSYETLDGRFDCGIMITASHNPFTDNGIKLVNSEGYKMDEDVLERIEDYIDDKVEVPLATGDAIGCTVDYMQGRNRYIASLIASANFSLQGVKVGLDCANGAASSVAKPVFDALGADVRVISNAPDGFNINVDCGSTHIERLQRHVVEQGLDVGFAYDGDADRCLAVDERGRTVDGDLILYICGKYLHKHGRLAAGTIVPTVMSNYGLFKAFDEASLSYVTTDVGDKNVYACMRENGYSLGGEQSGHIIFGDIERTGDGIMTSLRIMEVIRAERETLSQLAAPVRLYPQQLVNVRVADKAAAMESVDVKAAVREAEEFLGGNGRVLVRASGTEPLIRVLAEAPEDALCTQANDIVVRALEPFGV, encoded by the coding sequence ATGAGGTACTTTGGGACGGACGGATTTCGCGGCAAGGCCAATGAGGGTCTCGACGTCGAACATGCCTACAAGATAGGTCGCTTCGTAGGGTGGTACTACGGCGCGCGTCAGGAGCGCAAGGCCCGCGTCGTGCTCGGTAAGGATACGCGTCGCTCAAGCTACATGTTCGAGTCCGCGCTCGTGGCGGGGCTCGTTGCCTCCGGTGCCGATGCGTACATGCTCCACGTCATCCCCACGCCCGGGGTCTCCTACGAGACGCTCGACGGCCGATTCGACTGCGGCATCATGATCACGGCGTCGCATAACCCCTTTACCGACAACGGTATCAAGCTCGTCAACAGCGAAGGCTACAAGATGGACGAGGACGTGCTTGAGCGGATAGAGGACTACATCGACGACAAGGTGGAAGTCCCCCTCGCGACGGGCGATGCCATAGGGTGCACTGTGGACTACATGCAGGGCCGCAACCGCTATATAGCCTCCCTCATCGCCAGCGCCAACTTCTCGCTCCAAGGTGTCAAGGTGGGGCTTGACTGCGCGAACGGCGCCGCCTCCTCGGTCGCCAAGCCCGTCTTCGATGCGCTTGGGGCGGATGTGCGCGTGATAAGCAACGCGCCGGACGGCTTTAACATCAACGTCGACTGCGGCTCCACCCACATCGAGCGCCTGCAGCGGCACGTGGTCGAACAAGGTCTTGACGTGGGGTTTGCCTATGACGGAGACGCGGATCGCTGCCTTGCCGTCGACGAGCGCGGTCGCACCGTTGACGGTGACCTCATCCTCTACATCTGTGGGAAGTATCTGCATAAGCATGGTCGCCTTGCCGCAGGCACCATCGTCCCCACGGTCATGAGCAACTACGGCCTCTTCAAGGCCTTCGACGAGGCGAGCCTCTCGTACGTGACCACAGATGTGGGCGACAAGAACGTCTATGCCTGCATGCGCGAGAATGGCTACTCGCTCGGCGGGGAGCAGTCGGGCCACATCATCTTTGGCGACATCGAGCGCACGGGGGACGGCATCATGACGAGCCTGCGCATCATGGAGGTCATCCGTGCGGAGCGAGAGACCCTCTCTCAGCTTGCGGCGCCCGTGAGGCTCTATCCCCAGCAGCTCGTGAACGTTCGTGTTGCGGACAAGGCTGCCGCCATGGAGTCCGTCGATGTCAAGGCGGCCGTCAGAGAGGCCGAGGAATTCCTTGGGGGCAACGGTCGGGTGCTCGTGCGTGCTTCCGGCACCGAACCCCTCATCCGCGTGCTCGCGGAGGCACCAGAGGATGCGCTGTGCACCCAGGCCAATGATATCGTCGTAAGGGCGCTCGAACCCTTTGGGGTGTAG
- the glmS gene encoding glutamine--fructose-6-phosphate transaminase (isomerizing) has translation MCGIVGYTGKNQAINYLLDGLAALEYRGYDSAGVAIISPSRHLHVVKCQGRVEALRQRCDDANLVGSCGIGHTRWATHGAPADRNAHPHTDCSGSIAIVHNGIIENFEELRRSLRAEGHEFKSETDSEVIAHLFGDAWNGPAKGDMVGALRNTVARLEGSWAIAVICSDVPDQIVVTRCGSPLVVASTEDGAYAASDVIPLSSVTDHVVQLEDGDIALLEKDGGITVYDASGGEVTEPKGLDIDWDASMATLGGHSDFMGKEIAEQPEAIERLLKDRLGKHGIEMDELRMTREELSQVDRVYIIGCGTSYNVGLIAKTLIEHWARIFVSVEFASEFNYADVLVTDHTLCLIITQSGETADTLAAARRLKGMGCKIFAITNVLGSSAAREADGTLYVQAGPEVAVASTKAYTAQMVASALVALRLAFANGSMTPCDVEMIYRELRQVPDLIREIFNRSWQDKQAVPIFQDATSALYLGRGTNSTTAYEGALKMKEIAYVHAEAYPAGEMKHGPIALIEPGFPVLAVVPDDHVHDKTVSNIMESIARGAKVVAVATDGDEEVAQLCEQVLWVPKMDEYIVPIVAVVHLQMLARYVAKAKGLDVDKPRNLAKSVTVE, from the coding sequence ATGTGCGGAATCGTAGGATATACCGGCAAGAATCAGGCAATCAACTACCTGCTCGATGGCCTTGCGGCCTTGGAGTACCGCGGGTATGACTCGGCTGGCGTTGCCATCATCTCGCCCTCAAGGCACTTGCACGTCGTCAAGTGCCAAGGTCGTGTGGAGGCGTTGCGCCAGCGTTGCGATGACGCGAACCTCGTGGGCAGCTGTGGCATCGGCCATACCCGATGGGCCACCCATGGCGCCCCCGCCGACAGGAACGCCCATCCGCACACGGACTGCTCGGGCAGCATCGCCATCGTCCACAACGGCATCATCGAGAACTTCGAGGAGCTTCGTCGCAGCCTGCGTGCCGAGGGACACGAGTTCAAGAGCGAGACCGACTCCGAGGTCATAGCGCACCTTTTTGGGGATGCGTGGAACGGTCCGGCCAAGGGGGACATGGTCGGCGCGCTGCGTAACACCGTCGCACGCCTCGAGGGGTCATGGGCCATCGCCGTCATCTGCTCCGACGTACCCGACCAGATCGTCGTGACGCGCTGTGGAAGTCCGCTTGTCGTGGCCTCCACCGAGGACGGCGCATACGCGGCATCGGACGTCATACCGCTTTCCTCCGTCACGGACCACGTGGTACAGCTTGAAGACGGTGATATCGCCCTGCTCGAGAAGGACGGGGGCATCACTGTCTATGACGCGAGTGGCGGCGAGGTAACAGAGCCCAAGGGCCTCGACATCGACTGGGACGCCTCGATGGCGACGCTCGGTGGCCACTCCGACTTCATGGGCAAGGAGATCGCCGAGCAGCCCGAGGCTATCGAGCGCCTGCTCAAGGATCGTCTCGGCAAACATGGCATCGAGATGGACGAGCTGCGCATGACGCGCGAGGAGCTGTCTCAGGTAGATCGCGTCTACATCATCGGCTGCGGAACCTCCTACAATGTGGGTCTCATAGCAAAGACCCTCATAGAGCACTGGGCTCGGATCTTCGTCTCGGTTGAGTTCGCCTCGGAGTTCAATTATGCCGACGTCCTTGTGACTGACCATACCCTCTGCCTCATCATCACGCAGTCTGGCGAGACGGCAGACACCCTAGCGGCTGCTCGCAGGCTCAAGGGCATGGGCTGCAAGATCTTCGCGATCACCAATGTGTTGGGGAGCTCGGCCGCACGTGAGGCCGATGGCACGCTCTACGTGCAGGCTGGTCCCGAGGTAGCTGTTGCCTCCACCAAGGCGTATACTGCCCAGATGGTTGCGTCCGCGCTTGTAGCCCTGCGCTTGGCCTTTGCCAACGGCAGCATGACGCCCTGTGACGTCGAGATGATCTACCGCGAGCTCAGGCAGGTGCCTGACCTCATCCGCGAGATCTTTAACCGCAGTTGGCAGGACAAGCAGGCCGTGCCCATCTTCCAGGATGCCACGAGTGCGCTTTACCTGGGGCGTGGCACCAACTCGACCACGGCCTACGAGGGTGCCCTCAAGATGAAGGAGATCGCCTACGTGCATGCCGAGGCCTACCCCGCAGGCGAGATGAAGCATGGTCCCATCGCGCTCATCGAACCCGGCTTCCCGGTACTCGCGGTGGTTCCCGATGATCACGTGCACGATAAGACCGTCTCGAACATCATGGAGTCCATCGCTCGCGGAGCCAAGGTGGTCGCTGTGGCGACTGACGGTGACGAGGAGGTGGCCCAGCTCTGCGAGCAGGTGCTATGGGTGCCGAAGATGGACGAGTACATTGTGCCCATCGTCGCAGTCGTGCACCTGCAGATGCTTGCGCGCTACGTCGCCAAGGCCAAGGGTCTTGACGTTGACAAGCCGCGTAACCTCGCAAAGTCCGTTACGGTTGAGTAG
- the acpS gene encoding holo-ACP synthase, with protein sequence MAVAGIGVDMLEIARMEAVMRRRPSFVARVFTEDERSYCDASPRPADHYAARFAAREAVLKALGTGFSEGVGFRDVSVRRADNGRPSCVLSGRAAEIAEARGVQEVAISLSTTHDEAVATAVMVTEAVRPKRDAAHGAATEFQASFKSARVIVDELEHLAGEGEDVRGHVDRDAGVRPIEVGTEEEQHARVGKSSREEA encoded by the coding sequence ATGGCAGTTGCGGGCATTGGCGTAGATATGCTTGAGATAGCGCGCATGGAGGCCGTCATGCGTCGGCGTCCGAGCTTTGTCGCACGAGTCTTCACCGAGGACGAGCGCAGCTACTGTGATGCGAGTCCCAGGCCAGCAGATCACTACGCCGCCCGCTTCGCGGCACGCGAGGCCGTGCTCAAGGCGTTGGGTACGGGCTTCTCGGAGGGCGTGGGCTTTAGGGACGTCTCGGTGAGGCGCGCTGACAACGGTCGGCCCAGCTGCGTCCTCTCGGGCCGTGCGGCCGAGATTGCCGAGGCCAGGGGTGTGCAGGAGGTGGCGATCTCGCTCTCGACGACGCACGATGAGGCCGTCGCGACTGCCGTGATGGTGACCGAGGCCGTTCGTCCGAAGCGGGATGCGGCACATGGCGCCGCCACAGAGTTTCAGGCGTCATTCAAGAGCGCCCGCGTCATCGTCGACGAGCTCGAGCACCTCGCCGGGGAGGGCGAGGATGTCCGAGGGCATGTCGACAGAGACGCTGGGGTGAGGCCCATCGAGGTGGGCACAGAGGAAGAGCAACATGCGCGAGTGGGCAAGTCGTCTCGCGAGGAGGCCTAG
- a CDS encoding bifunctional ADP-dependent NAD(P)H-hydrate dehydratase/NAD(P)H-hydrate epimerase, protein MQPVLNVEDVKQVESDLTGVGVSISELMHRAGVSTAREVMGMGNVEEVVVMCGLGNNGGDGWVCSESLKARGIRVSVVTPVEPDAIRGDLARVVANSAEHAGVSVLVAPPRDQLEKVLAAADVVVDAMLGTGFHGIPRTPFDIWIDCVNDSDARVVAVDVPSGLSAQTGLSAGGCVSADLTVTMLVLKPGLLADQGRDTCGTIVVAPLAEQTEQLVREADPVAWRADLADYAGMLPPLSNADNKFTRGSVLVVGGSQRFVGAPVMAALAAARAGAGYVTLAVPAPIVPVIQSQLLEIPVLGLPAKDNGTFSDAAAIKIAELAEKRSCTLVGPGMRVTAGTVSVVSHLLSAEVPLVVDADGLNCIARLTSNSLDEFPELLRRSDPLVLTPHRGELGRLVGLQATPPNSLTTAMEAARRIVWADGGSELCVVAKGSATACLNAEVALLPKPGPASLATAGSGDALSGVIAALLARGSIDHEDLPTLTALACEIHGHAGSLAINERGSRGVMARDIIDMIGLAEDALEDDIAFPEGEPEE, encoded by the coding sequence ATGCAGCCAGTCCTAAACGTCGAGGATGTCAAGCAGGTGGAGAGTGACCTCACCGGCGTGGGCGTGAGCATATCTGAGCTCATGCACAGGGCTGGAGTATCGACGGCCCGAGAGGTCATGGGCATGGGCAACGTCGAGGAAGTCGTCGTGATGTGTGGTCTTGGCAACAACGGGGGAGACGGTTGGGTTTGTTCCGAGAGTCTCAAGGCCAGGGGCATCCGCGTAAGCGTGGTTACCCCGGTCGAGCCAGACGCGATACGTGGTGACCTCGCCCGCGTAGTGGCCAATAGTGCCGAGCACGCCGGCGTTTCCGTGCTCGTCGCCCCTCCGCGCGACCAGCTTGAGAAGGTGCTCGCAGCCGCCGACGTCGTGGTCGATGCCATGCTCGGCACCGGCTTCCATGGGATTCCCCGCACGCCCTTTGACATCTGGATAGACTGCGTCAACGACTCTGACGCACGTGTCGTCGCGGTGGACGTGCCGAGTGGCCTCTCTGCTCAGACCGGCCTTTCCGCCGGCGGCTGCGTCTCGGCAGACCTCACGGTGACGATGCTCGTGCTCAAGCCGGGCCTGCTTGCCGACCAGGGTCGAGACACCTGCGGTACCATTGTGGTGGCGCCTCTCGCCGAGCAGACCGAGCAGCTCGTGCGTGAGGCGGACCCCGTCGCCTGGCGTGCCGACCTCGCGGACTATGCGGGCATGCTCCCACCCCTCTCAAACGCGGACAATAAGTTCACGCGCGGCTCGGTGCTCGTCGTCGGGGGATCGCAGCGCTTCGTCGGGGCTCCGGTCATGGCCGCGCTTGCTGCGGCACGAGCCGGCGCAGGCTATGTGACGCTTGCCGTTCCCGCGCCCATCGTGCCTGTCATCCAGTCACAGCTGCTTGAGATCCCCGTGCTCGGACTTCCCGCCAAGGACAATGGGACCTTCTCCGATGCGGCTGCCATCAAGATCGCCGAGCTTGCCGAGAAGCGCTCCTGCACCTTGGTCGGTCCGGGCATGCGCGTGACCGCCGGCACCGTGAGTGTGGTCTCACACCTGCTCTCTGCCGAGGTGCCACTAGTCGTCGATGCCGACGGCCTGAACTGTATTGCGCGCTTGACCTCAAACTCCCTGGACGAGTTTCCCGAGCTATTGCGTCGCAGCGACCCTTTGGTCCTGACCCCGCATCGTGGCGAGCTGGGGCGTCTGGTTGGCCTGCAGGCAACGCCGCCCAACTCACTTACTACCGCAATGGAGGCTGCGCGTCGTATCGTCTGGGCGGATGGTGGAAGCGAGCTGTGCGTCGTGGCCAAGGGATCGGCGACTGCCTGCCTGAACGCAGAGGTCGCGCTTTTGCCTAAGCCAGGACCCGCATCTCTGGCCACGGCAGGCTCGGGCGACGCGCTCAGCGGCGTCATCGCGGCGCTTCTCGCACGAGGTAGCATAGACCACGAGGACCTACCCACGCTCACGGCGCTGGCCTGCGAGATTCACGGGCACGCCGGCTCGCTGGCCATCAACGAGCGTGGGTCTCGCGGCGTCATGGCTCGTGACATCATAGACATGATCGGACTGGCAGAAGATGCACTTGAGGATGACATCGCCTTTCCCGAGGGCGAGCCAGAGGAGTAG
- the alr gene encoding alanine racemase: MSGRDVLKNCPLDRWAWVEIDLGALRANVRTFKALLEPRTKLMCAVKADAYGHGAVECAKAMYAAGANQFAVATVAEGVELRRAGISWPILVLCEPPLDAIDTLLAHDLMPSIYTSDFAFSLGERAVALGKVGRYHLAIDTGMTRIGVLPDDVVELRHLIDFHRGLECAGTFTHFATADVIGDWDFKQQSSRFSRAIAALEAAGLDHGLVHCDNTPGTVLHPELHNDMCRVGIGLYGLHPSATTEPRVALRPVMSVRARVTRAIYPAVGEGVGYGLTYRVPTPNIQIATVPIGYADGLARVLSNHMDVLVNGVRVRQVGRICMDQFMFAVDTSRRSLGSVKTVAPVECGDVVTILGTDGGQTISADEMARLRDTINYEVTCDFGMRLEKVYV; encoded by the coding sequence ATGTCGGGACGCGACGTGCTTAAGAACTGCCCTCTGGACCGGTGGGCTTGGGTCGAGATAGACCTTGGCGCGCTTCGCGCGAACGTCCGCACGTTTAAGGCGCTTCTCGAGCCACGCACCAAGCTGATGTGCGCGGTCAAGGCCGACGCGTACGGGCACGGTGCCGTCGAGTGCGCAAAGGCCATGTACGCCGCAGGCGCCAACCAGTTTGCGGTTGCCACGGTTGCCGAGGGTGTCGAGCTGCGCCGTGCGGGCATCTCGTGGCCGATCCTTGTGCTGTGTGAGCCACCGCTTGATGCCATCGACACCCTGCTTGCTCATGATCTCATGCCATCAATCTATACAAGCGACTTCGCGTTTTCCCTTGGCGAGAGGGCCGTCGCCTTGGGCAAGGTGGGTAGGTATCACCTGGCCATCGACACGGGCATGACCCGCATTGGGGTGTTGCCGGATGATGTGGTTGAGCTGCGCCATTTGATCGACTTCCACCGAGGCTTGGAGTGCGCCGGCACCTTTACTCACTTTGCCACGGCTGACGTCATCGGCGACTGGGACTTCAAGCAGCAGTCTTCTCGCTTCTCGCGCGCCATCGCGGCGCTTGAGGCCGCAGGACTCGACCATGGCCTCGTGCACTGTGACAATACGCCAGGTACCGTGCTCCATCCCGAGCTACATAACGACATGTGTCGCGTGGGCATCGGACTCTATGGCTTGCACCCTTCCGCCACCACCGAGCCGAGGGTCGCGCTGAGGCCCGTGATGAGTGTGCGAGCTCGCGTGACGCGCGCCATCTACCCGGCTGTGGGCGAGGGCGTGGGCTACGGTCTCACGTATCGCGTGCCGACACCCAACATTCAGATCGCGACTGTGCCCATAGGCTATGCGGACGGTCTGGCCCGCGTACTCTCGAATCACATGGATGTGCTGGTCAATGGTGTTCGCGTGCGCCAGGTCGGCCGTATCTGCATGGACCAGTTCATGTTTGCCGTTGACACGAGCCGGCGCAGCCTTGGGAGTGTGAAGACCGTGGCTCCCGTGGAGTGTGGAGACGTCGTGACCATACTGGGTACAGACGGTGGCCAAACGATATCTGCCGACGAGATGGCGCGCCTGCGTGACACGATCAACTACGAGGTCACCTGCGACTTTGGTATGCGCCTCGAGAAAGTCTACGTCTAG
- a CDS encoding uracil-DNA glycosylase family protein, protein MPAIHIPGHDRPKPGEVSLDEIRAVMGDCHLCGLGETRTNLVFGVGNPHARVMFIGEGPGRNEDLQGEPFVGAAGHKLDSLLSIAGLTRDEVYIANVIKCRPPGNRNPRPEEIEACAPFLREQVRSVWPDVIVCLGNFASQWLLKTEKGVTKLRGALYQVGHFVVCPTFHPAACIYHSDWQPQLESDLAMVGAWLLANPPSTTGV, encoded by the coding sequence ATGCCAGCCATACACATACCCGGTCACGACCGTCCAAAACCAGGCGAGGTCTCGCTCGACGAGATTCGTGCGGTCATGGGAGACTGTCACCTCTGTGGCCTGGGAGAGACGCGTACCAATCTGGTATTTGGCGTTGGCAACCCGCACGCCCGGGTGATGTTCATTGGCGAGGGTCCTGGAAGAAACGAGGATCTGCAGGGGGAGCCCTTCGTCGGTGCCGCCGGCCACAAGTTGGACTCGCTTCTTTCGATAGCGGGGCTCACGCGTGACGAGGTCTACATCGCCAACGTGATCAAGTGTCGTCCACCGGGAAATCGCAACCCGCGTCCCGAGGAGATCGAGGCCTGCGCGCCCTTCCTGCGCGAGCAGGTTCGTTCTGTGTGGCCGGATGTAATCGTGTGTCTTGGGAACTTTGCCTCACAGTGGCTGCTTAAGACCGAGAAAGGTGTCACGAAGCTGCGCGGTGCCCTCTACCAAGTGGGGCATTTTGTGGTGTGTCCCACCTTCCATCCTGCGGCATGCATCTATCACTCCGACTGGCAACCGCAGCTTGAGAGTGACCTTGCGATGGTGGGGGCGTGGCTTTTGGCGAACCCACCCTCGACGACGGGGGTGTGA
- the tsaE gene encoding tRNA (adenosine(37)-N6)-threonylcarbamoyltransferase complex ATPase subunit type 1 TsaE — protein sequence MTVEFVTSSQEETIALGCTLGSLLREGDVLVLTGDLGAGKTQLTKGIARGMGVSGDVTSPTFTIEMVYEGERMPLYHFDLYRLVDVGELEDIGLYDVLGGDGPCVIEWGERFVDEIGLERVDVLISRLNGEGEGEAGAGIEPLRRIRLTAHDARGEDLLRALEKSTDVE from the coding sequence GTGACGGTAGAGTTCGTAACGAGTTCGCAAGAAGAGACGATCGCGCTCGGCTGCACCTTGGGCTCTCTGCTTCGGGAGGGTGATGTGCTCGTGCTCACAGGAGACCTCGGGGCAGGAAAGACGCAGCTTACGAAGGGTATAGCGAGGGGCATGGGCGTCTCTGGCGACGTTACGAGTCCCACGTTCACGATCGAGATGGTCTACGAGGGAGAGCGGATGCCGCTCTATCATTTTGACCTCTACCGGCTCGTTGACGTGGGTGAGCTCGAGGACATTGGGCTCTACGACGTCCTCGGCGGTGACGGTCCCTGTGTCATCGAGTGGGGCGAGCGCTTTGTGGACGAGATTGGCCTCGAGCGCGTGGACGTGCTCATCTCGCGCTTGAACGGTGAGGGTGAGGGTGAGGCTGGAGCTGGTATCGAGCCGTTGCGTCGCATTCGCCTTACGGCGCACGACGCTCGCGGTGAGGACCTGCTTCGTGCGCTCGAGAAGTCGACGGACGTCGAGTAG